Proteins from one Mycobacterium adipatum genomic window:
- a CDS encoding cellulase family glycosylhydrolase — MSRSALRSLRRRAVITVSSTVVLAAVCATTELRPPIEPRAASYAVDMAAAIDETPTTIGLADSNLVRLGDEALIDEQLDMMQALGVQNVRIGISWVSTQLTENGNFFWGATDYVINEANRRGMGVLGVLHETPAWAGSPPLSGTPDLEAFGKFAGAVAEKYEGKISALEVWNEPNGRFFLNPVDPVAYTNMVKAAYTAIKAHDDPDDPDDDITVVAGVLGSGRTLGDNFTMNPVDFLQGMYDADAHGYFDAFSFHPYHYDIPFSEGETQSDSPILQLRELRTLMEQYGDGALKVWASEYGLPTTPFDPQHPLLYNSPEKQAEFLADFLASWQREAGTGPIFIYSTRDINSGSPSDQDNFGIWYTDWQEKPAVQVIRDFLEDLEPDNPVLDAIRAFVTRVVEITGEVINDVVDFVVWGAEVLLDATVWVVKTIAEVTVNVVEGIVDITSKVVHGIADVITTAANWVVEKVRSCLGIESAPPAERRILPAATALAIDDSTVDEERESPGADEATGPDVVQPDVGDATVTELAVAEPEATEPEATDVVEPGVSEADTVEDPPSEPLTAAPDTEEAEETETVPVTTRATARTAPRTVQTAKSPRTAASSGLR; from the coding sequence ATGAGCAGGTCAGCTCTTCGAAGCCTTCGACGGCGGGCGGTCATCACCGTGTCCTCGACCGTGGTCCTCGCCGCTGTCTGTGCCACCACCGAACTCCGGCCGCCGATCGAGCCGCGCGCGGCGTCCTACGCCGTCGACATGGCCGCCGCCATCGACGAGACACCCACCACCATCGGTCTGGCCGATTCCAACCTGGTGCGCCTGGGCGACGAGGCCCTCATCGACGAACAACTCGACATGATGCAGGCCTTGGGTGTGCAGAACGTCCGCATCGGCATCTCCTGGGTATCCACCCAACTCACGGAGAACGGAAACTTCTTCTGGGGCGCCACGGACTACGTCATCAACGAGGCCAACCGGCGCGGGATGGGTGTACTCGGGGTGTTGCACGAGACGCCGGCGTGGGCGGGCAGCCCGCCGCTGTCGGGCACACCCGATCTCGAAGCATTCGGTAAGTTCGCCGGCGCGGTCGCCGAGAAGTACGAAGGCAAGATCTCCGCTCTGGAGGTGTGGAACGAACCGAACGGACGGTTCTTCCTCAACCCGGTCGACCCCGTCGCCTACACCAACATGGTGAAGGCGGCCTACACGGCCATCAAGGCGCATGACGATCCCGACGATCCCGACGACGACATCACCGTTGTCGCAGGCGTACTGGGCTCCGGCCGGACCCTCGGCGACAACTTCACCATGAACCCGGTCGACTTCCTGCAGGGCATGTACGACGCCGACGCCCACGGCTATTTCGATGCGTTCTCGTTCCATCCCTACCACTACGACATCCCGTTCTCCGAGGGCGAGACACAGTCGGACTCCCCGATACTGCAGCTGCGTGAGCTCAGGACGCTGATGGAACAGTACGGTGACGGCGCCCTCAAGGTATGGGCGAGCGAATATGGGCTGCCCACAACTCCTTTCGACCCGCAGCATCCGCTGCTGTACAACTCTCCGGAAAAGCAGGCCGAGTTCCTCGCGGACTTCCTGGCCAGTTGGCAGCGGGAGGCCGGCACCGGTCCGATATTCATCTACTCGACCCGGGATATCAACAGCGGCAGCCCAAGTGATCAGGACAACTTCGGTATCTGGTACACCGACTGGCAGGAGAAACCGGCGGTCCAGGTGATCCGCGATTTCCTCGAGGATCTCGAACCCGACAATCCCGTCCTCGACGCCATCAGGGCGTTCGTCACCCGGGTCGTCGAGATCACCGGCGAGGTGATCAACGATGTGGTCGACTTCGTGGTCTGGGGCGCGGAGGTTCTCCTCGATGCGACGGTGTGGGTGGTCAAGACCATCGCCGAGGTGACCGTCAACGTCGTCGAGGGCATCGTGGACATCACCTCCAAGGTGGTGCACGGTATCGCCGACGTCATCACCACCGCGGCGAACTGGGTCGTCGAGAAGGTCAGGAGCTGTCTGGGGATCGAGAGTGCGCCGCCGGCCGAACGCCGGATATTGCCCGCCGCAACGGCATTGGCGATCGATGACTCCACGGTGGACGAGGAGCGAGAGTCACCGGGCGCGGACGAAGCGACCGGGCCGGACGTCGTTCAGCCCGACGTCGGCGACGCTACAGTCACCGAACTCGCAGTCGCCGAACCCGAAGCCACCGAACCCGAGGCCACCGACGTCGTCGAACCCGGCGTCTCCGAGGCCGACACGGTCGAAGACCCACCATCCGAGCCTCTCACCGCGGCACCCGATACCGAGGAGGCCGAGGAAACCGAGACGGTGCCGGTCACCACCCGGGCGACGGCAAGGACCGCGCCGCGAACGGTGCAGACAGCCAAATCGCCCAGGACCGCGGCGTCCAGCGGTTTGCGGTAG
- a CDS encoding glycoside hydrolase family 16 protein: protein MMLGLGAAAAALPSPVAHAEPVPGDVPPGPVPGPGAAVPTMLFQDEFNGPAGSPPDPAAWFIVPQRETIRNPVEWDKPYNMGRYVTDQEHVFQDGNGNLVIRATRGEGANIQEKYASAKIIGNWRGGIGTTWEARIKLNCLTDGAWPAFWLLNDDPVRGGEIDLVEWYGNRDWPSGTTVHAKLDGTMMATDKHPVDSAWHTWRMTWQPTGLYFWKDYQPGMEPYFTVPANSLDPWPFNDPGYTLAPIFNIAVGGSGGREPAGGTYPAEMLVDWIRVF from the coding sequence ATGATGCTCGGACTGGGAGCGGCCGCCGCGGCTTTGCCCTCCCCGGTGGCCCACGCAGAGCCGGTGCCCGGTGATGTACCCCCCGGACCGGTCCCCGGCCCGGGGGCCGCGGTGCCGACGATGCTGTTCCAGGATGAATTCAACGGCCCCGCGGGTTCGCCCCCGGACCCGGCCGCATGGTTCATCGTTCCGCAGCGGGAAACCATCCGTAACCCGGTGGAATGGGACAAGCCCTACAACATGGGTCGCTACGTCACCGACCAGGAACATGTCTTCCAGGACGGCAACGGCAACCTCGTCATCCGCGCCACCCGCGGGGAGGGCGCCAATATCCAGGAGAAGTACGCCAGCGCGAAGATCATCGGTAACTGGCGCGGCGGCATCGGCACCACCTGGGAAGCCCGTATCAAGCTGAACTGTCTGACCGACGGCGCGTGGCCGGCCTTCTGGCTGCTCAATGACGACCCGGTCCGCGGTGGCGAGATCGACCTGGTGGAGTGGTACGGCAACCGTGACTGGCCGTCGGGCACCACCGTGCACGCGAAACTGGACGGCACCATGATGGCGACCGACAAGCATCCGGTGGACAGCGCCTGGCATACCTGGCGGATGACGTGGCAGCCGACCGGTCTGTATTTCTGGAAGGACTACCAGCCGGGGATGGAGCCATACTTCACGGTGCCGGCCAACTCGCTGGACCCCTGGCCCTTCAACGATCCCGGCTACACCCTGGCACCGATCTTCAATATCGCGGTCGGGGGATCCGGCGGGCGCGAGCCCGCCGGGGGAACCTACCCGGCCGAGATGCTGGTCGACTGGATCCGGGTCTTCTGA